CCTGCAGAGACGAGACACCACATGACCAAATGAGTCAACATGACTCTGATGtgaattaatatattttaacagGTTGtgttacagttttctttttatctttaacCACGTTTATTCAGTCAGTATTTCTTGTTATCAGGTCATTTCAGAGAACTCGCTCCACATTATATCCAAGTATCAGTTTTGGTACCAAAACTGGGTAATTTTAACTGGTTTTTAACTTACTTGGCCACTGGATCCGTCTTCTTTATGGTTTGCTGGTTCATGACTGGTCGGATGACTGGAACATACACAAATATGATCAATTTTAAACAGGCTGGTCAGtttcattatgaaaataacagtatGAGTTGGTGTATTAGGCAGTGATGGAAGTAACTACTGTACttcaaatacctcaaaattgtacttatttaaattttctgctactttatacttcctcTCTGCTACaattagagggaaatattgtccttttatatttatctgacagctataaTTACtgattatattgtatattaacattttacataaagCGCTCAACTTATTGATTTAAACATATGGTGCACTTTTACAGCTTAAACTAGCCAAAAGTAgttataaagtagttaaaactaGCTCCACTGTGACCAGCTACAACTTTAAAACGCTGCTCatacactgatgcttcagtattaatctaatgtcatatataataaaatattacgAGTTCTTTTACTTTGATCTTTAAAGTACATTTAACTGATAATACTTACACTTTTCTGGACTTAAGTAACTAGTATGAGGTTACTTGTGACTTACAGGATTTGGGTTTTGGTCTGAGGTCACCGTCACTGTGAGTTTGAGTCTGTCcgaaataaaacaacaataaagtgATTTTCAGTGAGAAATCGTGACATTCAGGCTAAAAACTAACAactaaaaaaatctgtgaatgTCTCAAAACgtgtaaatgataaaacagtgaaatacaaactctccctttaaaaaaaaaaaaaaaaagtttacccACCATTCCTCTGATGTAGGACTCAAAGGCACTCATGGAGATTTCCTCGCTCTCAGAGTCACGTGTGTCACTCTGTCCGGTTACGTCTTGGTTCTCCGTCTCTGAGTCTTGTCGCGCCGATAACTGAAGCTCCGCCAGCCGCTCCTCCAGAGAGCTCGCTGCGTctgcaaaacaacatttatcaaTGAGACTCAAATAGTCACAAGCCGACATCTGATGCTCAGGCAGCTTTCGGTTCTGTGTTCAGTCGAAGGaattttatgtttaataatgaCCAGAGATAAGCTTATTTgttcactgaaaacaaatacatatcTGCAGTACTAGTGTTGCTGAACCAGACAGACGGTTCAAGAGATAAATACACTGAAGATTTACAGAACAGATTTTCTctccacttgttttcagcagaaacaaataGCGAACGCAACACTGTCATCAATTGctaagttgatatgttgaacacATGACACACTGTAATTTCATacattattgttaaaaaaaatattgatcatagCTGCTTTAAAGATTGGGGACATTGTCCagtttgtcttgtgttttagGCTGATACTGGACAGATACCACTAGTAGTGTCTTCCTCTATGAAGGATGAAGATTTAATCCTCACAGTGATCACAACTGAGACTTTCTAGTAGTTACAAGAGACAGAACAACATTCACCCTTCTTGTGTCTGAGGTTTCCTTCCCACTCCACGTATGTCTTCCAGCTCGAATCCACTTTGGAGTCGATGAACTTGATGTCTTTGTTGCTTGAAGACTCGTCTGGATCCTCAGACTCCACTTTGTCCTCAACGTCTCGCTCTACGTTACTCTCCACGTTAAGATCCTGCACGTCTGCTTCAAGCCTTTCGTATTCTTCACCCTCTTCAAGATCAGTCAGACCTTCCACTTTCTTCCCATCCTGGAAGAATTCGTCCTCAGCCACGGAAATGCCATGTTGTTGTCGCTCGGATCTTTCACATGTCACATCTTCGTTGTCAGACTCTGCGTCCAGATCATCAGGAAGCTCGTTTTCAAATTTCAGCTCATCTGCCTTGCTTTCAACTTCCTCTGGTTTCATGTGTGTGATGTCCGTCTCTTCACATGGACCGTCATCTCCGCAACACAACACATTAGCTTCACCGTCTTCAAACACAGACGACGGACGAGTCTCACCATAGTCCGGTTCGTGCATGGGTTCGATGTCAAACCCGCCAAAGCTGCTGAGCGACCGATCGTCCTCTTCGTCGTCTCTCATCTCAGAGAGATCTCCCCGACTGTCTTGGTCGAACTCGGTTATGGTGTGGTCGTCTCTGTAGTCGcctccctcctgctcctctGGTCTGTAGGTGCCATATCCAGAGGTCATCAGACTCGGCACTGGACTATCACCACTGCTGCTACAGCCTTCATCAGCGTCACTACCCTCTTCGCCGTCTTCCGAACTCTCCGTGCTGTCGTCGCCTTGGTGGTTCAGCTCAGGCTTTTCCTCTTCCGAAGCCTCCAGGAGAGAGTCCTCTACCTGGGCAGCAGGTTTGGAGTTTTCCTCCTCAATCACTCGCTCaacctccacttcctcctcctcctcttcctccttctcatcTTCCTGACGCTCTCCATCAGACCAAAAAGAAGAATTGAGGGAATTCTTGTCGTCGTCGTCGCTGTCCTGGTCCCATTGACTGTTGTACATTTTGTACATGGTGGCGACTTGCACTCTTGCTGAGGTGTGTGGTCTGTGGATGCGGAGAGCTTAAGGAAGGAGCTAAGAGGATTAGCTGAAATGCAGAAGCTTCCTCTCACTGATGAAACAGCTCCGACTGCTGGTGACCGAAGACATTACATCTCTGCTTCCTGGACTTTATTCCGGTCATTTGATTCTGTATTAATTCATTCACCTCATTCCAggtttccttttgtttttatttcagcgTAGAGTGACAGGAAATCAGAGAGTccactatttgtatttgtatctgtatctgtatttgttgaggcagcaaaattatttgtatttgtattcgaataaaagtggaaagaggcttaaaaatcctgtttttgtttttattatgcttataATTTTAGAGTGATGTAataaagtgatgtccaaattaagaaatgtgcgtcatgtagcaggtggatgtgactccccttattgagacctgctgataagacgtaacagcggagcagaggagagacactgagatagcgactataactgacctgcgtgctggtatttgttgtttgttttttttattcccaaaaacaaataatttttaaaatatttgtatgaaacaaatattcgtaaaaaaccccactatttgtgctttgccgaataacgtatttgtattcgagcaCATCCCTAGTTACATGTTATGAATCTCTGAACTACGGCAGCTTGTagctgccaccatgacaaaaacatttttttataatttgttgATGTTAATTTTCTGCCTTCTGTAAAGTACTTTATAACTCGGgttgttaaaagtgttttataaataaaggatattattattatagtacaAATACACTCAAAACAGATGATCAGAAGCGCTTTAAAGAATTTCAACAAACAGAGAAGTTTATGTTACCTGAGTCTTCGCTGTACACTGATTCATCGCAGACTAGAGACCGTCCTTTATGTTTCCTGTAGGcggaagaaaaaagaggaagaccTCAGTGTGAAGACAAAACTCCAGTTAAATCATTAAACAGAGGATTTaggatatttttttctctgaccTGTTCCAGTGACGACAAAAttaattctgttttattaaGACAGTCGTTGTTATTATCATGTGGTGAGTACACttctgctgtcagtgtgtaattggcggatttttatttttaatcttctcTGAATCTGTGTGTATACtgacaatttcacacatttcctgtttctgttcacTACTACTGAGCCTTTTCATAACCATTGTCATAATCATTCGTTGAGCTTGtcaatgtgaagatttgctgttcTGATCATTATAAGTGaagatctttgggttttggactgtcggACGGACAAATAAGACATTaagaagatgtcactttaggATCATAGACATTCTGACTttatatttcactattttttgacaaTTTATAGACTAAACTATTAATCCAAAAAGGTAATTgctaattaattgataatgaaaatgaacctTAGTTACAGTACTGGACTAAATTGAACACTTTTTGTTTCACAGACTGACTCACTTTTTTCataattattgacattttaaagactaaacAATTAGCAAATATAtcaaagaaaaatcaataaattcccacatttttgtgtgtgtacaattagaaaataataaacatgatgCTCCTGTGAGTCTGCAAGTCAAGATTCAAATATctacattttttcctcttttctatAAAATACTTTGAGTTCCTGAATTTGACTGATGAGCCTCAACGTTTAATATCCACAAATCATCGGAACTCAGCTTCTCCTCAGCACGAGTCTTATTAAACTGACCTCAGGACTTTTCTCTTGATGAAGCGTCTCTCCAGGGTGTCGGGAGTGGATGCACAGCTGTCGACGTGCGGTGGGTGCAGGGTGTCTTCGGGGTCCGACTCCACCTGCAGCGCATTGGGAGCACCTGAAGGCAGACGGAGCCGCAGAGCCACCGAGTGTTGAGCGTAAGAGTCACAGTGGTCCTTCCTCCATCCGTTGTCTTTATTCTGAGAGGTGGTGAGCACCTGTGTggcaaaaaaatacaataaataagtGTCTCAGCCTGAGCCTCTCTCACTAAACCTTCCTAAGTGATGCAAAGAATAATTTGTGGGAAATTAGTCAGATTATGTCTCTAAAACTGACTTCTAAACAACTGTCATAAACTTCAACCTTTTCATGTCTATTAAtaactgttggtcaaacaaccTTGACACATTACGACTGTGGTGAATTGTGGGATACACTTGGctttaaatatgtttgaatCACTATTTGGAGAAGTGTCCGTCCAGTGTGGGCAAAGTGTGCTATGTGTTGTAATTTTTCAGACGTGGGACACACTCGCCTACCACCTCGCGACACGTGAAGGTGCACTTAAGTGCTAAAGACTTGGAAGTTGGGGACAGTATTGGGATGGACCCATTCCTTCTGAACCTTTTTCTGATGTCAAACACTGCAAATTTCAACATGTGACGCCATTTGTCTACATTTATCaagagaaataagaaaaacaaatcttgTCATGTGTGGTCTacactcacctgtctgtcat
The DNA window shown above is from Thunnus maccoyii chromosome 2, fThuMac1.1, whole genome shotgun sequence and carries:
- the hyls1 gene encoding hydrolethalus syndrome protein 1 encodes the protein MDNLDFSEEEIQEQLEILGYKNIPKHRLHEFKQDLDELIRHGKWKSLTSSHHVNSTKSQTAAFQPSPPAFTKEKVSRCNADDFEGFFLHAGKVDHDRQVLTTSQNKDNGWRKDHCDSYAQHSVALRLRLPSGAPNALQVESDPEDTLHPPHVDSCASTPDTLERRFIKRKVLRKHKGRSLVCDESVYSEDSDAASSLEERLAELQLSARQDSETENQDVTGQSDTRDSESEEISMSAFESYIRGMTQTHSDGDLRPKPKSFIRPVMNQQTIKKTDPVAKYFQYKQLWEMFKLPGEKDRRALRSEIKERLAYQPPPPKPRRVYVRNTYTVPTEKKRSALRWEIRNDLANGLLPYKYSYRF